In Arachis hypogaea cultivar Tifrunner chromosome 7, arahy.Tifrunner.gnm2.J5K5, whole genome shotgun sequence, the genomic window ATTAGAATCAGAATAAGTCGATCTACTAAATGAAGCAACTCAATCCAATAAACCTAAAATGTAActaggaaaaataaattaattataacctaaAACACAAGATTATTTAGTTAGCAGAGTATTTTAGAAGCATCTGAAACAAAATTTCAGGGgggaatttttgtttaatttactaatGTGTCGGTTGCTTCCTGAGAAATCCGGTCAAGTATCATCTTCTTTGTCCAGTGGGCCACCCACAGTGGCGGGGGAGCATCAGGTCCATCCAAGCGAGGGATCTTGGTTTCATGGAAATAAATCAGCATCAGAACAAAAACATAGCCATCAACAGATTATTTTTTTCCCTCTCTCTTGTTTTCGATTCCCTTCCTCAAGAAGTTGAGCACATGATTTGCCCAATCCCACTATCGGATGTTGTCCACACAAAGGGTAGGCAGCTTATGGATTGGGGAGGCCATACTTACTGTCTTCGGCAACAAGAAACACTTCTATATGAAGATGACAAAAATCCTCCAGAATTTCTGTCGGTTCTCCTCCTCTTCAACACTCAGATCGAGGATAGACTTTGTCAAAGATGCCAACGTAACACATTTGGTAGCGTTTGTTTTTGGGGGCAGGATACGGAGACATGGACAAtacttgtttaaaaagtgtttggaagCAGAGACATGGACAATGGACATATTGTCTCCGAgacaattttttatacttttgtgtccactctttcacGAAGGACAATGATGAACACGGAATTTGGAAGAGTGGACacggacaattttataaattttgttttccttttttttcactattaccccttcttatttttcctattgcGTTGTTCAGAGATACTTTTTTCTTCCTgttctttctctatctctttcttttccAGGTACTCTCTCCTTTctgtagaattttttattgggggtagataattcttttctttttatcgttttacttcaatatcattttaaccttatattatattatttgatttgtaataaaaataataacaaaaataattaatcttgaaacttttgaaagataaatatgatcaaaagtaaaattgatcttttaaaatgctaaaaaagtaatttataaattgtaattgattttatatagtttaaagaaaaaattagttttttataaagaaaaataagtttttagataaaaaaattagtttttttaaaataaaaatagatttttatatgcaaaactaattgttttttcatgtaaaaatggattttttaaaattgattttttatttaaaattaatttggcttattaacttaaacaaaattttttattaatcaaactcaaatttattttttttgttaatcttaaccatatatgtattcctatatattaataataaattttaaaataaaataattatatttataaattttattttaatataaatactaatatatttttttattaaaattttttgcctcttcaaatatttttttcaagttccgtctgtactcctacgtactctcattttttattaaattaatttgtattgatgtagaaaatttggaatcacagggctattttagtcattttatataatattttagttttgtccatgtgtatccaaatataatactagacattacattagtgtcttgtccatcgtatccaaacacaatacacaaaagataatttttagtgtctccgtcctattgtctccgtttcagtgtcatgttctgtcctgtctctaaaaacaaacgcagcctttgAGGCTGTCAATTATTGCCTTGTCTGCCTCATTCAGGGTATCATACTCAACCTTTTTATGAAAACGATTCCCTACAATATTTGAATAGCAATAAATGAGCCAAAAAGGTTCAGTTTAATTTTCTGTAcccaaatgaactgaaattaaagAAAGTAATGAAGCAAAAATAAGCAGAAAGTGGAAAGTATATTACCGCCATGGTTTATGCTCAGCGCAGGTGCTATCTTGCCAggtgttatgtatattttttcaTGGAGAGTTTCCAGACATCCATAATAGTCATCATAACAATTAATCAATTCTCTCAAGAGGCTGTGAGAGACGTTCATTTCCAGGACATGTGCTAGCGCACTGAATCCCatttcttcaacaatatctttctTTTCCTAACTCATATCCTTGAACACCTTTGCTattgcctttgtttggcatctgCAATTTTGAATTTTCTGTAAGGTTTAGAAACAAAATATCacgatatatttataatacaaaatagattTTATTCGAATGAAAgtggataaatatatttaatgtgctTACGTTATAGCGCGGCTTTTCCTTCTTTGTCATCATTGTCTTCTTTATTTTTGCTGTAAGGACAAAAAAATTTGGCCAATACTTCACTCAATACATCGACAAGCACAAGCATGCATATTttaatcaagtgaatgaaaatatCCCAGCCCACTGAACCGAACTCCATTGATGTATtgaataaaacatgataaataatgaaacAGCTAGAAAAGCATTTTTGCATGCAAAAGAGCCTAGGTGAACActctaacaatcaagtgaatcaaaattagcaactCCACTGAACTGAACACAATTCATGTtttgaataaaatgtgataaacattcaattagcaagaaaattatttttgcatGCAAAAGGATCCAGcataacacactaacaatcaagtgaatgaaaatggcTAACTCACTAAACTGAACaccattcatgtgctgaataaaacataatagacattcaatcatcaagaaaaatatttatgcATACAAATGGACTCAATTGAActcactaacaatcaagtgaatgaaaattaCCAAGCTCACTGAAATGAACACCATTCATGTtatgaataaaacgtgataaaacATTCAATCAGCAACAAAAGCATTTCTGAATGCAAaaggactcaactgaacacactaacaatcaagtgaatgaaaataaCCAACTCTACTGAACCGAACGccattcatgtgctgaataaaacgtaaTAGACATTCaattatcaagaaaaatatttctgcatgcaaaaggactcaactgaacacactaacaatcaagtgaatgaaaatgagTAACTCTACTGAACCGAGCAatattcatgtgctgaataaaacgttataaacattcaatcatcaagaatagtatttctctaTGTAAAAGAAGTCAACTGAACACGCTAACAATCAATTGAATCGAAATTAGCAACTCCACTGaactgaatgaaaataagaacaCATTTCATTTCAAACCCTAGTTACACTATAAAAATGGAATCAGAATATGTCGATCTACTAAACGAAGCAACTCAATCCATTAAACCTAAAATACAACTAGAAGAAACGCGAGATTGCAAGATTTTAAAGGAACAGTAATTTTTCTTATACTTTTCGTAGTCTCTGTTGCTATTTTCGTTCATTTTTGCTTCTTTCTTCCGAAATCTTCTCGTGATTCTTCTCCAGTAGCGGTTTCAATGTTGAAGAAGGAACGTTTTTTCTTAATGAAGCGCAAATGAATATTTAACGTTTCATGTGTTTGGGTGCGTGAAAGTCACGTTTTATTTAATGAGATTGAGTTTTTTTAGTATTGGACTAGCTTGGATGAAAAATTATACCAATGTGTAACATAActgtaaatatatattctaaagtaatattttaaaaatcatattttgatGCTTTTTTGCAAACatcattacaaaaataaaatcttttcatcCTCAAAATTTTGTAACTTTTATGtcaagtgattttttttaaaaaaatattattgtgaattactaatttttaaaaaaataaaaaattttaaaaatcaaattttactttgattttttaatatatctactaaatatttatttaaatattgatacaaaaatttaaattaaatgaatAACTTATTTACTAAATAcgaaaatttaacatttataaaaaatatcatatttattgattatctttgttatatttttaaataatttaaaaattattttattaataatattttttaaaaaattttttgttatatcaaatattttaaatactaaattaatagttaattctaaaaaaaaaagacaaaatgatgaatgtaaattgaaaaaattaagtctatttttatttcataaaagAGACGGCTCAAGTCGGCACCGACGTGtcatttttaattactaaattatatTCAACTTATCAACTATATCTTCTAATCACAATGCAACATGTGTATGGCCAATTATAATTACCTCTCAATAtacctaaaaaaagaaaaagtaataaaaaacagCGTGACTACTCTTTCCGCTTTCAAAACAAAGCTGCAAGTTACTTAGCTTTCTTCAATTCAACTCCCAAGTCCCAACTATATACCCGCGTAGCCCAAAAACACGGAAAcgaacccttttttttttcttcaataaactaaatcttttttatatttaaaagtgaGAATTTTCTGTTATATACTAAATAATCTTTTCgaaaacaacattaattttctCATCAGTTTTTTAAAGAACTAATcttatttaatacaaataaatatccaacaaaataatgataaatacaaataataaaagataaatttaaaatttaaaatattaattaattgctgacaaatttaattttaaatattttccttttcGGGATCCAGATACAGGTTGAGAATTTGAGAATTGAGATACAAATAACTACTCGTCTCTGTCTTTTATTAGGGAGGAGagatgtaattttaattttttggggAAAAAAAACGCAAAAGCATAGGAAACCTTTGTCCTGAAagcaaattttagaaaaatataaatacgGAAACAaccataaaataataaagaaaacaagCGCCGTGCAATTCCGAACATCCTGTGTTTCCGCACAAAATAACGGAATGAGAAcccacaaaacaagaaaaataaacgaaAACACCATATTCCGCAATAAATCAAAAACTTTTTTACGAGCGAATTCAAAAACACCAATCACCACATCAAATTCTCTCCTTCTCAACTATTTATTCTTTCATAGCTTTTAgatcgaaaaaaagaaaaaaaaaaataagaagttcGGTCTCTGGTGTCAAAAATCACGATGCCAGAGATCGAACAGGCGCCGCCGCATGCGGCGTCGGCAACTACTAACACCTCCACATCCACGGTCACCACCTCCGCCTTATTTGGAAAATACGAGCTAGGAAGACTCCTAGGATGCGGCGCGTTCGCGAAGGTTTACTACGCGCGGAACGTGAAAACGATGCAGAGCGTGGCGATAAAggtaaataactaataataattaaggAATGATTTGCTGAAACTTctgaattttgaatcgaattctTCAATGTGATCGAATTCGTTAAAATACGTATTTGAATTTGTGGAATGCGTAGGTGATAAGCAAGAAGAAGATAATGGGAACGTCACTGGTTTCGAACGTGAAGCGCGAGGTTTCGATCATGAGCAAGCTCAACCACCCGAACATCGTGAAGCTGCACGAGGTGCTGGCGACGAAGACCAAGATCTATTTCGTGTTGGAGTTCGTTAAAGGCGGTGAGTTATTTGCTAAGGTTTCGAAAGGGAGGTTCAGCGAGGATCTCGCCCGCAAGTATTTCCAGCAGCTTATCTCCGCCGTAGGGTACTGCCACTCGCGCGGCGTTTTCCACCGTGATTTGAAGCCGGAGAATCTCTTGCTTGATGAAAATGGGAATCTCAAGGTCTCCGATTTTGGACTCAGTGCCGTCAAAGACCAGGTCAGCCCCAAAATACTGTAATTTGCATTTACAGCatcattttgttattttgttcAGTTAATTTGTTGGGGAATTTGATTTTTCATCAggaatttgaacaaaaaaatttcTGTCAAAATTCTTACCGTAATGAAATGAAATGCTAGAGCTCAAATTAGAGTTCAGAGTAATTAATGTGATAGATGGTGGATTTTACAGTCCTGTGTTTAGGGTAATCAATGGTGCTGGAGAATTGCTTctaaatttatgaatttaattaatttgttacaaaattaaaTGGTTTGTTGAAGAAAAAGTTTATTTGTCCCATCATGGTTTGGATTTGTGGTTGCAATTCTAGCTGCAGTAAAATTTGCAGTTGATGCTGCTGTAATTGTTGTAAAGGGCTAGAAAATTGTAACATCAATGCCGTAATCTTGGTTGCAGAGTTTAAAATCATGGCTTGCacattaatttagtaatttatatTGAGGATAATGTAcggaaacaataataatattaatttagttgAATTAATATTTTCTGGAACACCAATCTTTCTTGCTCTAAAACAATTAATGATCTCTCTCCTATAATGACAGGTACACCTTTATTATGAGTAGGTCCAATTTTCTATTATGATTTCTAGGAATTTTGAATGATACACGTCAAATAATGGTGGTTTACATGTGAATGATCGAACATGCCTAATTAATAATCGGTCATCTATTCTTTTTGCAGGTGAGGTTTGATGGGTTGTTGCACACGTTGTGTGGCACTCCGGCGTACGTGGCACCGGAGATTCTGGCAAAGAAGGGCTACGACGGTGCAAAGGTTGATGTATGGTCTTGTGGGGTGATTCTCTTTGTTCTTGCAGCAGGGTACCTACCTTTCAATGATCCAAACTTGATGGTGATGTACAAGAAGATCTACAAGGGGGAGTACCGGTGTCCACGGTGGATGTCACCGGATCTACGACGGTTCCTTTCAAGGGTTCTTGACATCAACCCCGAGACAAGGTTCACCGTTGATGAGATCACCAGGGACCCTTGGTTTAGAAAAGGCTACAAGGAGATCAAGTTTCATGAGGATTGGAATCTTGGGTCTGAGGACAAGGTGAAGGAATTGAATGCTTTTGATATAATCTCATTCTCTTCTGGTTTGAATCTTTCTGGATTGTTTGTTGGCGGTGGTGCCTCCACATCAGCGGCCGCAGAGGACACTGAGAGGCTCATGCTCAAGGGTTCAGTTGAGGCGGTTTTGGCTAGGGTGGAGGAGGTGGCTGTGGCAGAGGGGCTTATAGTAAGAGGGTTGAAAGAATGTGGTGTGGAGCTAGAGGGGCAAAATGGTAATTTTGGGCTTGTGGTGGAGGTTTGCCGGGTAACTGCCAACCTGGTTGTGGTGGAGGCAACGAGGAAAACCGGGGATCTCTTCGGATTTAGGGATATGTGGAGGAACAAACTGACACCTAAGCTGTTAAGTAATGCTACCACAGAAAGTGATAGCATTTCTGATTCAGCAGAGACTCAATCGGAGATTTCCGAGTCTGAGCAAGTTGCTAGTGTCTGATCTTATTCTGTCCCTTTCTTTTAATCCAttttctttccccttttttttttaaaaaggtcTTTTGTTGGAAAAACaaagatatatatacatatataggttgaaatatttgttgtttattattgttattgtatcCAAAATGTACATTTTGGTGGGTCATGTTGTAGTTCTGGCACACATGGGATTATTACTGCCAATGGTGGTGTTGCTGTTGAGAGACCCAACGCAGTAATCATGGTGGGTCATGGTGTAGTTTTGGCAGCCATGGATATTGCCAATGTTTGAACTGTAGGATGATGTTGATTGGAGGATTGGTGGAGActccagcaatgatgatgatgatgatgaatattTATGCTTCTTGTTTACCTTTTTCTTTCCCTCTCTTTGTAAatgttgaaaataaattaagGGTGTCTTACTGTATTGTTTATATATCAGACAATTGTCTGGCTTCCCTCATAATGGAaagcaaaaattagaataattattaCTCTATTTATATAGCTTgccttttcttcttgtttttctcaATTGTTGGCAATTTTATGCCTTGTTTTTCCAAATCTTTTATATGCCAAAGGAGTCTAATAAAGTGTGTTTGGGATAAAGTATACTGAATACTAGTAGTTTATGATTAAGGTGTGTTTTATGGTATCTATAAAATACATATGATTCAACTTTATAAAAGAGTGGGTTCCATCAATTAACACTCACGTTTTGGCAATTTAGGCACAAATTTATAGGCACCATGTGACTAAGGCAGTGCTTGATTTTGGAACTCAAATACAAGGACTatacaaaaattttattcttgaagAACACATATTCTTGAACTCTATCTCTGATTTCAATaattcttttgtatctccttatGGTTCTGTCAAACTCTAGTGTTGCTTGCAGAGGATAAGAGGTTCACATGTAGTAGCAGTTATATTATTTGTCTTTTGCTTTAGGTGTTTTGCATATAGTACAAGTAAAGGTCCAAAAGTTGTAACACAAGATAAATAAATCAAGCTTTACATGCATGCACTGTGCTGTAGCATTCTCTCCCTATGTTTGGTTAACAGCCATGCAGATTTCATGGCAATAATTCATGGGTATATGTGATCGAGTCTTACATGCCAAACCTATTGGGCACCGTGGGGAGCTCTTGATTATTATTAGAGAAATTTTAGAAAGTAACTAAgagaacacaaaataaaaatgctatattcaactcaaaaccttaaaatATTAAGTTAATGAAGTCTTTATcttataaatttactatttttccttgtttttttttatttgcagTTAATTTATTAACTTCTTCACATTTATAACCTTAACAATCTCCCCATCAAGTGTGAGCTTTAACATTGAGCatcaattttctcttttttttttgcctctcCCACTTTTTGGCTCCTTCACCATATTTGAGTATTCATCAATTACACTGCCATATTTCACTGTAGAATACGCTGCCCAGACCACCCTTGTTGAGAAATCATTTGTTAACTTGTTACGATTTGAGTTTCTTGCCTAGATTCTATATGATCGAGAcctattagaatttaaaaaaaaaacttgattgTTGTTCCGAGAGCtctaaatttttcaaattaatctTGTTATTGTTGTCGTTTTGAAAATGTTAGAGAATATCAATTAAATTTCTAAGAGCTCTAGTAAATCTCAGTCACATAAAACTTATGTAAAAAATCTAAATCATGACTAGTTAATGTGTCAAATATAGTGGTTGTCTTCTTTTGTTGGGaagatatattttataaaatatacattttctTTGAAAGCAGATGAtatttaatttagaaaaaaatctaGAATGTTTAAATGGATTAAGTTACACATATATGTTGGAACTTTTTTCACCTATACTGTATTTTAACATGGTAAGGACAAGTTTAACTAAGAACAAATTTAGCTAGAGAATGAGCCACTAAATTTCCTTATAACAAGGAATTTTTGACAACTTCGACACCTTTACAATATAAGAAATGCATAAGTTTTTATTAAGGGATAATTTTCATAACTTAGCACATCAAGTGCAGGAGattttggaataaaaataaaCGTTACAAAGCATGTTTTGAAAAATGCCAAATTAcacatttcaaaatttaaaaataacgcagacagtatatttgttatttgaaccaaaataaaataaatccaattATGTTTTTCTTCCGGGATTTCGATACCACCGCATTCTTACAAATCAAATTAACCAGCCATCTACCAACCGTTGAATTTAATTATAGACATAATGTGGCAAACCAAGTATATACTTGCATATGTTCCTCCTATTGCATCACATAACCAgcttattgtgtttcttgttagcTGTCATCATAATTTCGGACAGATTGTGCATTATCACACACAAAACATGGTTGGTGTGGGAATATGTTTAAATATGAGTTCTtcaactatattttttttaaagtatactTTCATATTTTACTCTAAAgatatcatatataaataaatacatttttCAAATATAGATATAAGTTTTTTAAAGTATCAAGCATTAAATACATTGAAAAATTTacgaatttttatatttttttctttaattattattattattattattattattattattattattattattattatttgtaactCGT contains:
- the LOC112702687 gene encoding CBL-interacting serine/threonine-protein kinase 11 translates to MPEIEQAPPHAASATTNTSTSTVTTSALFGKYELGRLLGCGAFAKVYYARNVKTMQSVAIKVISKKKIMGTSLVSNVKREVSIMSKLNHPNIVKLHEVLATKTKIYFVLEFVKGGELFAKVSKGRFSEDLARKYFQQLISAVGYCHSRGVFHRDLKPENLLLDENGNLKVSDFGLSAVKDQVRFDGLLHTLCGTPAYVAPEILAKKGYDGAKVDVWSCGVILFVLAAGYLPFNDPNLMVMYKKIYKGEYRCPRWMSPDLRRFLSRVLDINPETRFTVDEITRDPWFRKGYKEIKFHEDWNLGSEDKVKELNAFDIISFSSGLNLSGLFVGGGASTSAAAEDTERLMLKGSVEAVLARVEEVAVAEGLIVRGLKECGVELEGQNGNFGLVVEVCRVTANLVVVEATRKTGDLFGFRDMWRNKLTPKLLSNATTESDSISDSAETQSEISESEQVASV